The following are encoded in a window of Solidesulfovibrio magneticus RS-1 genomic DNA:
- a CDS encoding sigma-54-dependent transcriptional regulator codes for MTSPYSVLVVDDEPSIGKLLKKELSTPSRLVSTAETAHQAREALRRNTYEVAVLDLRLPDADGLDVLVELRQHSPDIEVIIITGHGNIDSAVEAMKLGAYDYITKPFNLEELELVVERAYQRACLRFENRQLRHAQKQAQPQQIVGNSAPVKQIRFLIDKVAPTDVPVLITGESGAGKEVAATAIQARSKRAEKPYVIKNCATLQKELARSELFGYVKGSFTGATENREGLMTFANKGTLFLDEIGELPLEVQASLLRTLENKTYRRVGDKDERTADIRLIFATNRNLAKEVEAGRFHEALYHRINVFNIELPPLRERKEDIPLLVEYFLGRIEGGGAYRVSDKAMGCLINYHWPGNIRELRNVIERGVILSEAGVITENALPRELSVKAEGESDFLSLDAVEREHIAKVLACFGNNRTLAATALGISRKTLYRKIREYNIM; via the coding sequence GTGACCAGCCCTTATTCCGTACTCGTGGTGGACGACGAACCGTCCATCGGCAAGCTGCTCAAAAAAGAGTTGTCCACGCCCTCGCGTCTGGTGTCCACGGCCGAGACCGCCCACCAGGCCCGGGAGGCGCTGCGCCGCAACACCTATGAAGTGGCCGTGCTCGACCTGCGCCTGCCCGACGCCGACGGCCTCGACGTGCTCGTGGAGTTGCGCCAGCACTCCCCGGACATCGAGGTCATCATCATCACCGGCCACGGCAACATCGACAGCGCCGTGGAGGCCATGAAGCTCGGGGCCTACGACTACATCACCAAACCGTTTAATCTCGAAGAACTCGAACTGGTGGTGGAGCGGGCCTACCAGCGGGCCTGCCTGCGTTTTGAAAACCGCCAGCTGCGCCACGCCCAGAAACAGGCCCAGCCCCAGCAGATCGTCGGCAACTCGGCCCCGGTCAAGCAGATACGGTTTTTGATCGACAAAGTGGCCCCCACCGACGTGCCCGTGCTCATTACCGGCGAATCCGGGGCCGGCAAGGAAGTGGCGGCCACGGCCATCCAGGCCCGCAGCAAACGGGCCGAAAAGCCCTATGTCATCAAGAACTGCGCCACCCTGCAAAAGGAACTGGCCCGTTCGGAACTCTTCGGTTACGTCAAGGGATCGTTCACCGGGGCCACCGAGAACCGCGAGGGGCTTATGACCTTCGCCAACAAGGGCACGCTGTTTCTCGACGAGATCGGTGAGCTGCCCCTGGAGGTCCAGGCCTCGCTGCTGCGCACACTCGAGAACAAGACCTACCGCCGTGTGGGCGACAAGGACGAGCGCACGGCCGACATCCGCCTCATCTTCGCCACCAACCGCAACCTGGCCAAGGAAGTGGAGGCCGGGCGGTTCCACGAGGCGCTGTATCACCGCATCAACGTCTTTAACATCGAGCTGCCGCCCCTTCGCGAACGCAAGGAAGACATCCCGCTTTTGGTGGAATATTTCCTCGGCCGCATCGAAGGCGGCGGGGCGTATCGCGTCTCGGACAAGGCCATGGGGTGTCTGATCAACTACCACTGGCCGGGCAACATCCGCGAGCTGCGAAACGTCATCGAGCGCGGGGTGATCCTGTCCGAAGCCGGGGTCATCACCGAAAACGCCCTGCCCCGGGAGTTGTCGGTCAAGGCCGAGGGCGAAAGCGATTTTCTGTCCCTTGACGCCGTCGAACGGGAGCATATCGCCAAGGTGCTGGCCTGCTTCGGCAACAATCGGACCCTGGCCGCCACGGCGTTGGGCATTTCTCGAAAGACGCTCTATCGCAAGATCCGCGAATATAATATCATGTAG
- a CDS encoding diguanylate cyclase domain-containing protein — MISSIDVVTLAICLGIVNLLQFVAFFIQYRIDPARPGPGCWTVASALGCVGFVVNFLRDFPSIQTASIVAYNLSLIGGQLLVYVGILRFLGRRERRGPLLTLAALAAAAALTFTTVHDDIVARRVCGSVLYALLCFASSRALLRYNTPDIAVGARTVAALFTANGLALAAVPALPPLGLPQLSPPLPMTLTFLVLLVAGPLGSIGLIVLGNQKLAAENRKSHESVRTSKLFLQSVLDSLTAHIALIDADGGILLVNKAWRDFARQNGLDPELVSEGTNYLCACDNAACRNEPEADSFAAGIRKVLSGELKQFAMEYPCHAPHERRWFVGRVTPFPGDGPPRVVVAHEDITVRKLMEIALAESNRKLEALSATDPLTGIANRRRFDEAFAGEYARHARTGAPLSLVMLDIDYFKNFNDAYGHAQGDACLAAVARAMAGCLQRPGDLAARYGGEEFICLLPDTSPRGTRTVAESIREAVAALAIPHARSSAAAVVTVSIGALTAACPPDADPGDLFRQVDALLYKAKENGRNRVEAGGDAPAAQSGGPDKGIVRLFWDEAFESGNPAIDRQHQLLITKANDLLLLTTQSADCETLAAAVDDALLHVAEHFRDEERALREVGFDGLEEHAAEHERLLQQGLALARECNEGVSPADAIIRFIVHDLVMVHMLAVDVLYHHCFEEPAGPNLA; from the coding sequence ATGATCTCGAGCATTGACGTCGTCACGCTGGCCATCTGCCTGGGGATTGTCAATCTCCTGCAGTTCGTCGCTTTTTTTATCCAATACCGCATCGACCCGGCCCGGCCGGGGCCGGGGTGCTGGACCGTGGCCAGCGCCCTGGGCTGCGTCGGGTTTGTCGTCAATTTTCTGCGCGACTTCCCCAGCATCCAAACCGCGTCCATCGTCGCCTACAATCTGTCCCTTATCGGCGGGCAACTCCTTGTCTACGTCGGCATCCTGCGCTTCCTTGGGCGCAGGGAGCGACGCGGCCCCCTGCTGACCCTGGCCGCCCTGGCCGCCGCCGCTGCCCTGACCTTCACCACCGTCCACGACGACATAGTCGCCCGCCGCGTCTGCGGCTCGGTCCTCTACGCCTTGCTCTGCTTCGCCTCCAGCCGGGCTCTGCTGCGGTACAACACCCCGGACATCGCCGTCGGCGCGCGCACCGTGGCCGCCCTTTTTACGGCAAACGGCCTGGCCCTGGCCGCCGTCCCCGCCCTGCCCCCCCTGGGACTTCCGCAGCTTTCGCCCCCTCTGCCCATGACCCTGACCTTTCTCGTTCTCCTGGTGGCCGGCCCCCTCGGCAGCATCGGGCTCATCGTTCTTGGCAACCAGAAGCTCGCCGCCGAAAACCGGAAAAGCCATGAAAGCGTGCGGACCTCCAAGCTGTTCTTGCAATCGGTCCTGGACAGCCTCACCGCCCACATCGCGCTGATCGACGCCGACGGCGGCATCCTTCTGGTCAACAAGGCCTGGCGCGACTTCGCCCGGCAAAACGGCCTGGATCCGGAACTGGTCAGCGAAGGGACCAACTACCTCTGCGCCTGCGACAACGCCGCCTGCCGCAACGAGCCCGAGGCCGACTCCTTTGCCGCCGGCATCCGCAAGGTGCTCTCCGGCGAGCTCAAACAGTTCGCCATGGAATATCCCTGCCATGCCCCCCACGAACGGCGCTGGTTCGTGGGCCGGGTCACGCCCTTTCCCGGCGACGGCCCGCCCCGGGTGGTGGTGGCCCATGAGGACATCACCGTCCGAAAGCTCATGGAAATTGCCCTGGCTGAGTCCAACCGCAAGCTTGAAGCCTTAAGCGCCACCGATCCGCTCACCGGCATCGCCAACCGCCGCCGTTTCGACGAAGCCTTTGCCGGCGAATACGCCCGCCATGCCCGCACCGGCGCGCCCCTGTCCCTGGTCATGCTCGACATCGACTATTTCAAGAACTTCAACGACGCCTACGGCCATGCCCAGGGGGATGCCTGCCTGGCCGCCGTGGCCCGGGCCATGGCCGGCTGCCTCCAACGGCCGGGCGATCTGGCCGCCCGCTACGGCGGCGAGGAATTCATCTGCCTGCTGCCCGACACGAGCCCCCGGGGGACCCGGACCGTGGCCGAATCCATCCGCGAGGCCGTGGCCGCCCTGGCCATTCCCCACGCCCGTTCCTCGGCCGCGGCCGTGGTCACCGTCAGCATCGGCGCGCTGACCGCCGCCTGCCCACCCGACGCCGACCCCGGCGACCTCTTCAGGCAGGTCGATGCCTTGCTGTACAAGGCCAAGGAAAACGGCCGCAACCGGGTCGAGGCCGGCGGCGACGCCCCGGCCGCCCAAAGCGGCGGACCGGACAAAGGCATTGTGCGCCTTTTTTGGGACGAAGCCTTTGAAAGCGGCAACCCGGCCATCGACCGCCAGCACCAGCTGCTTATCACCAAGGCCAATGACCTGCTGTTGCTGACCACCCAATCCGCCGACTGCGAAACCCTGGCCGCCGCCGTGGACGACGCCTTACTTCATGTCGCCGAGCATTTCCGCGACGAGGAGCGAGCGCTGCGCGAAGTCGGGTTTGACGGCCTGGAAGAACACGCCGCCGAACACGAACGCCTGTTGCAGCAAGGGCTGGCCCTGGCCCGGGAGTGCAATGAGGGCGTATCCCCGGCCGACGCCATCATCCGCTTCATCGTCCATGATCTGGTCATGGTGCACATGCTGGCCGTCGACGTGCTCTACCACCACTGTTTTGAGGAGCCGGCCGGGCCGAACCTTGCCTAA
- a CDS encoding cytochrome c family protein — translation MERPITRFLALAALAILAVWTPSNLAAGSTPAGAPRYVGSAVCAGCHPGQYERYRQYSKKAHSSRGIKLMAKGLTPEELASCYGCHTTGYGKPGGFTDFTATPELADAGCEVCHGPGAEHVATSDPAAIKGKLTVADCAPCHDDPRVRSFGYKPLLQAGAH, via the coding sequence ATGGAAAGGCCAATAACGCGTTTTCTGGCGCTGGCCGCGCTGGCGATCCTGGCCGTCTGGACGCCGTCGAACCTGGCCGCGGGGTCGACCCCGGCAGGCGCGCCGCGCTACGTCGGTTCGGCCGTGTGCGCCGGCTGCCATCCCGGCCAGTACGAACGCTACCGGCAATATTCCAAGAAAGCCCACTCCTCACGGGGCATCAAGCTCATGGCCAAGGGGCTTACGCCCGAGGAACTGGCCTCCTGCTACGGCTGCCACACCACCGGTTACGGCAAACCCGGGGGATTCACCGACTTTACCGCCACCCCGGAGCTGGCCGACGCCGGCTGTGAAGTCTGCCACGGCCCGGGCGCGGAGCATGTCGCCACCAGCGACCCGGCCGCCATCAAGGGCAAGCTCACCGTCGCCGACTGCGCTCCTTGCCACGACGATCCCCGAGTGCGCTCCTTTGGCTACAAGCCCCTGCTCCAGGCCGGAGCCCACTGA
- a CDS encoding methyl-accepting chemotaxis protein, whose amino-acid sequence MRRPIRSIRVKALALVSLIAALALGGLFWANAAWQRQAAFSRIRQVGAAEAELVRLIVDEPMRVGDNAATTAQFAKIASGGSRLSVALADYRGQVTYATDAASLRRPLAEAMPGPALAGLLREALEQGRDGDGLETAGGRTGYATVRAVKNAPECHHCHGASREVLGALVTVADVSPDMAALADNQLRTGFLSLAGLAGLVAGLLLFMKRAIIDRLAFLAGVSRQIADGDMEACRAVADRNARRRARNAADEITVLGESLCDLVDNLRAKIAEADDKTREAACQADRAGVCLAEAEAAREAAASARREGSTAAARTLEAVVDHLSEASVALAEAVARADSGARTQKDAAQETCAAIGVMQTVAAEAVATAGKAAAVSGQARDRAGLGAEAVRELSVCIEGLRDLAETLRRDILALGREAEGIGAVITVISDIADQTNLLALNAAIEAARAGDAGRGFAVVADEVRKLAEKTMTATKDVERAVTGIQAGARDHVGSVQKAVAAIGAASELAGRSGEALSGIVGLVADATRQVGAIADSCQEQSGIIDEIGRALEGISAISQETAEAMATADAAVSRLADQAERLTHLTDDMLAEETSAASAAPGTCSGRDLG is encoded by the coding sequence ATGCGCCGCCCCATCCGCTCCATTCGCGTCAAGGCCCTGGCCCTGGTCAGCCTCATTGCCGCCCTGGCCCTGGGCGGGCTTTTTTGGGCCAACGCGGCCTGGCAGCGCCAGGCCGCGTTCTCCCGCATCCGCCAGGTCGGGGCGGCCGAAGCCGAACTGGTGCGGCTTATTGTCGATGAACCCATGCGCGTGGGCGACAACGCCGCCACCACCGCCCAGTTCGCCAAGATCGCCTCGGGCGGCTCGCGCCTATCCGTGGCCCTGGCCGACTACCGGGGGCAGGTCACCTACGCCACCGACGCCGCCAGCCTGCGCCGGCCCCTGGCCGAAGCCATGCCCGGCCCGGCCCTGGCCGGCCTGCTCCGGGAGGCCCTGGAGCAGGGCCGCGACGGTGACGGCCTGGAAACGGCCGGCGGCCGCACCGGCTACGCCACGGTACGGGCCGTCAAAAACGCCCCCGAGTGCCACCACTGCCACGGCGCATCCCGGGAGGTCCTCGGGGCGCTGGTCACCGTGGCCGACGTCAGCCCGGATATGGCCGCCCTGGCCGACAACCAGCTGCGCACCGGGTTTTTATCCCTGGCCGGATTGGCCGGGCTGGTGGCCGGGCTGCTCCTTTTTATGAAGCGCGCCATCATCGACCGCCTGGCCTTCCTGGCCGGGGTGAGCCGCCAGATCGCCGACGGCGACATGGAGGCCTGCCGGGCCGTGGCCGACCGCAACGCCCGACGTCGGGCCAGAAACGCCGCCGACGAGATCACCGTTCTTGGCGAATCCCTGTGCGACCTGGTGGACAATCTGCGGGCCAAGATCGCCGAGGCCGACGACAAGACCCGGGAAGCCGCCTGTCAGGCCGACCGGGCCGGAGTCTGCCTGGCCGAGGCCGAGGCCGCCCGGGAAGCCGCAGCCAGCGCCCGGCGTGAAGGCTCCACGGCGGCGGCCCGGACCCTGGAGGCCGTGGTCGATCATTTAAGCGAAGCTTCGGTGGCCTTGGCCGAGGCCGTGGCCCGGGCCGATTCCGGCGCGCGCACCCAGAAAGATGCGGCCCAGGAAACCTGCGCCGCCATCGGCGTCATGCAGACCGTGGCCGCCGAGGCCGTAGCCACGGCCGGCAAGGCCGCCGCCGTCTCGGGCCAGGCCCGGGACCGGGCCGGACTGGGGGCCGAGGCCGTGCGGGAGCTTTCCGTCTGCATCGAGGGCCTGCGCGACCTGGCCGAGACCCTGCGCCGGGACATCCTGGCCCTGGGACGGGAGGCCGAGGGCATCGGGGCGGTCATCACGGTCATTTCCGACATCGCCGACCAGACCAATCTGCTGGCGCTCAATGCCGCCATCGAAGCGGCCCGAGCCGGCGACGCCGGGCGGGGATTCGCGGTGGTGGCCGACGAGGTGCGCAAGCTGGCCGAAAAGACCATGACCGCCACCAAGGACGTGGAGCGGGCCGTCACCGGCATCCAAGCCGGAGCCAGGGACCATGTGGGCAGCGTGCAAAAGGCCGTGGCCGCCATCGGCGCGGCCTCGGAGCTGGCCGGCCGGTCCGGCGAGGCGCTTTCCGGGATCGTGGGACTGGTCGCCGACGCCACGCGGCAGGTGGGGGCCATTGCCGACTCCTGCCAGGAGCAGTCGGGCATCATCGACGAGATCGGCCGGGCGCTGGAAGGCATAAGCGCCATATCCCAGGAAACGGCCGAAGCCATGGCCACGGCCGACGCGGCGGTGAGCCGGCTGGCCGACCAGGCCGAGCGCCTGACGCACCTGACCGACGACATGCTGGCCGAGGAAACGTCGGCCGCGTCAGCCGCCCCGGGAACCTGCTCCGGCCGCGACCTCGGCTAA